In Deinococcus roseus, a single window of DNA contains:
- a CDS encoding SDR family oxidoreductase, giving the protein MSKKSTNKQVWMITGAGRGLGIDLARAALKVGHLVVATGRNPEQIRSALGDHQDLLTIKLDVTRPEDAQAAVEATLERFGRLDVLVNNAGNFYAGFFEELSPEQVRSQIETLLFGPMNVARAALPAMRRQRSGLLITLSSTAGISGGVFCTAYAAAKFGLEGWMESLTPEVAPFGIRTMLVEPGFFRTELLTETSTTYAQPHIDDYAEKTQETITAWNGMNGQQGGDPAKLAHAIVQLAAQDEPPFRFAAGADAVKVFEQKARDLLAQANAHRALSSNLDHDPQTSAPQ; this is encoded by the coding sequence ATGTCTAAAAAAAGCACGAACAAGCAAGTCTGGATGATCACCGGAGCCGGGCGCGGGCTGGGAATCGATCTCGCCCGAGCAGCACTAAAGGTTGGGCACCTTGTGGTCGCAACTGGACGGAACCCTGAGCAAATCAGGTCTGCCCTCGGGGACCATCAGGACCTGCTGACCATCAAACTCGATGTGACACGCCCCGAAGATGCCCAGGCAGCGGTGGAGGCCACCCTGGAGCGGTTTGGTCGCCTGGATGTGCTGGTCAACAATGCAGGCAACTTTTACGCCGGGTTCTTTGAGGAACTCAGCCCTGAACAGGTGCGCAGCCAGATCGAGACCTTGCTGTTCGGTCCCATGAACGTTGCCAGGGCCGCCTTGCCAGCAATGCGCAGGCAGCGCTCTGGGCTCTTGATCACCCTTTCTTCCACCGCTGGCATTTCTGGAGGGGTGTTCTGCACGGCTTACGCCGCCGCGAAGTTTGGCCTCGAGGGCTGGATGGAATCGCTCACCCCCGAGGTCGCCCCCTTCGGCATCCGCACCATGCTGGTCGAGCCTGGGTTTTTCCGCACTGAACTGCTGACCGAAACGTCCACCACCTACGCCCAGCCCCACATCGACGATTATGCCGAGAAGACCCAGGAGACCATCACGGCCTGGAACGGGATGAACGGCCAGCAGGGTGGAGACCCGGCCAAACTCGCCCACGCGATTGTGCAACTTGCCGCCCAGGATGAGCCCCCGTTTCGCTTCGCCGCTGGTGCCGACGCTGTGAAGGTGTTCGAGCAGAAGGCCAGAGATTTGCTTGCACAAGCAAATGCCCACCGGGCATTGTCCAGCAACCTTGACCACGATCCCCAAACCTCTGCACCCCAATAG